AGAGATCTACGAAAGATGGAAGACAGACAAGAGACCAGAAAAGTTGGTCTACCCTGCAGTTTAGGACCTGGAGGGAGACTTTTTGCTTAGAAAAGGGGGACAGTGAGAAGACCGGGTAGCTTCTCTGAGCTTACACAGAGCCTGACACGAATCATCAGTGGAAGGGGGTTTTAACCAAGTCTCCACATGACAGTGGACACACAATAGAatggggcttcctcagtggctcagacagtaaagaatctgcctgcagtgcaggagacctgggtttaacccctgatcaggaagatcccctggagagggaatggtgacccacgccagtgtccttgcctggagaatcccatggacagaggagtctggtgggctacagtccatggggtcgcagagagttggacacgactaagctactaacacttttattttcataCAATAAAATGGCTTACTTGGGAGAACACTCACCTGGGTGAATTGATGATAATGAGATCTCCCTGCTTGCCAACTTCCAAAGATCCCTgtgtgtgggattttcccagggcATAAGCGGCATTGATGGTGGCAGCAGCCAAGGCCTCGGGCATGGACATTCTCATGTTCACACACGCCAGATGCATGACCACTGGCTAAGACGGGAAGAGAAAAGCATTGAAGAAAAGCAACTAGACAACTGCCACCTAGAACATTTCTCAACAAAGCACAACAAATAATGATAGATAAATGCCTAAGTAAAGCAGGGTGAAttaatatgagaaaaattttgaatttaaatgtAAAGATTCTTATGCTTTGGGAAAGATTTCTTTATTACAGGGATTGCTCACCCACCCACTccatatgtatttaatatttatttattacttttcaaGGGtctcccctagtggctcagtggtacagaatccgcctgctaatgcaggagatgcgggtttgatccctgggtcaggaagacccctggaggaggaaatggcaatgcactccagtattcttgcctggaaaattccatggacagaggagcctggtgggctacagtccagggggttgcagaaaGAGTTGAACGTGAGCACGAACACTACTTTTCAAGGTCACTTACTGTCATAGGAAGCTCACCTCCATATTTGCTTACTAAAACTTCTTTGAGATTATTCAGTTCTGAGGGGGAGAATAGGTTATTGTAAAACCACAATGCCCAAGGCTGCATCAAAGCATAATAGAGCCTTTTTCTCCTCTCCCTAAGCCTGGAGGCAATCAAGAGGCACAGAAATATGCAATTATCCTGCTGtctacacattctttttcttgtttcacCGGAAGATATTTTTAGGTCTTTGATACATTTTACCAgtcagtgaaatatttttaaattatttatatgctTGGTAGAAGTTTCAGTCTGCTCAGAAATGCATGTTAAGAATAATTACCATTGAAAAACAATATGCATTAGGGTTAAAATCGCTGCCCAGGGCCACTATGACTCCTTCATCTAACATTTTCCTGGCTCGAGGTTGCTTCAGTctaaggagaagagggaagaaagataTCAGTCTCAAGAAGTGGAAATTTTGAAGAACATCTGAAGATGTTCAGAATTGAAGCAGATTTAAGATATCCCGGCAGGCCgcggttcacagggtcgcagagtcggacaccacttagcaactcaacaacaacaagatatCCAGCTCCTCCACGTTctggaagaagaaacagaaactcaAGATTAAGTGATTAGTGGTGGGATCTAGCATCACCCCAGGACTCCTGATTTTTATCATCCTGCTTTTGAAATCCCTTGGGTATGACTAACTTCTTTAATTGGGGATTATCATGACAATCACTACATTGAGACATTCttgtgaagaaagaaaagtataactgaaaattgttttcaaacataatacattttttagaactccaaaatataaacaacaaggtttaaatagtgtttttaaagttaactttcattttgcaattttaaaattcgtatctctccctctcctttttggAAGGTGGGGGTCTCAAACATTTTTGTAGGTTCTTTAAAATTCATCTGAAGGTCCAAGAATCTAAGATGTACAATGTTTGTGCTTATTCCTGGACTGGGTATTTCCCTGATCTCCTTGACCAAATACAATTTAGTCTTTAGGACATGGCTCAAAAGTTGaatcaaaaatgaacaaagatggACGCTAGTTAATATGGTGAGGACAGATTTCATTCAGTGACAACTATTGCAAAAGAGAAGAGTCCAGGGAGAACTGAACTTTGTTTTGTGCAGGGTAACTGGATGTTTTAAAAGGATGAACGGAGGCCTTCTCTGGTGTTTCAGTGGAcgggagcctgcctgccaatgcaggggagagCAGTCCCGGCCCTGGTCTGGCAAGACTTCACCTGCTGTGGGACAGCCAAGCCTGTGCGTCACGACTTCCGggccgtgctctagagccctcaagccgcaattactgagcccatatgcTCCAAACACTGAAGCCCggacacctagagcctgtgctctgcaacaagaggccTCTCACTGCAACGAgaggcctgtgcactgcaacgaagagcagTCCCTGCTTACCACAGCTAGACAAAGACTCAATCCATGGAAGGCACACAGCCAGATCCCTGGGGAGATGCCACAAAATATACTTAGACATCTCCTCTTTCCTCTTACTTGTAGGATTTATGAGGATAATGGTCCCCACTTGCATCATCTTAGAAAGCAACTCATTCGGATTCAGAATATTCCTAACATCTTATGTGTGCTTTTTAAAGTATGAAGCctcttttctaattataaaagggTGATGAAATAGTATTTGGGCACCTTGGAAGTCTGTGTCTTTATAGCTCGTACTTGCAGCTCCTGCGTGGAGGTGGAAAACAGCCTCACCTCAGCATGTAGGCCGTGGTGGGCAGGAGGACAGCAGAGCATCTGGCTGTTGCCATGGCAGCGATGCCTTCATCACTCACTTCTTCCAGGTGACTGACGGCCTGCGCTCCCAGTTCCGCCCCAAGCTAAGCAGAACggacagagaaagagaggttTCACGCACGGCAACAACAAATCAATAAAGTGCCAGCATATGGTTTTtcctacaaaaataaacaatactcTATTATTGCCAACTACCTCTTGTGAGCACAAGCCTCCAAGTGGGTAAAGGGTTTATGGTGGACATTCATTTGAAAATTTAGCTAGCATGCTACTTCAAAAACTATTCCTACACACAAATGCTTACCAAGATCTTTAAACATTTGCTAgaagagaaaattttatgaaTCTTATGAATCAGAATAAAACATTGAGCAAACCTGGTAGTGAAATCTGATTGTTATACATCATAAATTTACAAAAAAGGCACCTGGAATGCCATTGCCTCAGAGAAAACAGATGAGGTGAGAAAACAGACTTTAGGAGTGTGGAATCATTTGTGTAATctgaaaatatcttcttttttctgCCACACCTCACAGCTTTCGGGGTCTTAATTCCTGGGCCTAATCTGGGCCCCTGGCAGTGGACACGCAGCGTCTTAcacattggaccaccagggaagtccctagattatCTTCTTGAACTTGGCTTTCCTCCAGATGAAAAGTTTATGCTAGGTTGTTAGAAGACAACCAAGAAGAGGTAATGCTTGGATAAGAATGTATTAAAGTGGATTATTTCTCAACTTGACAAATTTTGACACAtgtgcgcacatgcacacacatgcgcaAAGTGCCCCAGGCTGAAAGATGACATGAGGAGCCTTCCAAGGCAAGAAGACTGATAGCTGGCATTCCACTGTGAGCCAGGGAGGCTGCGATGCCCTCCCCAGGGCAGGGAAGAAGAGCCCCCAGCAGCATCTGGCTCAGGTAGACGAGCACTGGGATCGGGGCTCTGGGGGCTTGTGGGCAGCGCAGACGATGCTCCCCAAGGCAGGTTCCCTTTTGATCTTGGAATCATCCTCAACTTTCCCAAACTTGATTTGCTTATCCAGGGAATTATCAACTTCTATTGATTTAATTCACATTTAATTCACAGTCACTCTCTACAGCCCGAAGTATCTTGCTGACCACCCAGttctcattcatttaacaaatatttcctttctaaAGACCATTTGCACTCCAGGCACTGTGTTAACCTCCAGGAAATGAGGCTGGgtaaggtcagacatgactgagtgactaagcgtgtgcacacacacagacacacacacacacaagaagacATGGGTGTGGTCCTCAGTGTGTTCATGTCCAGTAGGAATCACAGAGGAGATTTTAAACAGCGGAACAAGGACAGGGAGGGGCTATAACCCACTCTTAGAGAGGTTTGGGAAGGATCCCAGAGAGGTAGTCACTCAGATGAAACTTGGAGGGGATTTTGAATTTCTTCCaagtatgaataaatgaatctggGAAAGACTTCACAATTTGAAAATCATCCTGTCACTATTAAGGCATGCTCCACTAAAATTCGTCTGAATGCTGTCACAGAAAAACTCTAGAAGCTTCATGTGAAATTAAGAGACTGTGCTAGGGTGACTTCAAATGACAATCAAAATAGGTTGTGAATTTAGTAAATGAGAtcacaaaggtttttttttttttctactagtATCACTAGGAGGagataataaaagcaaatgatCAGCAAAAAAGAATTCCAAAGCTCAACCAGACCAACCCGCACATATTTCTAACAAATTTCCCCATCCTCTATCTTTTCAGAAGGTCATTCCTTCCTTTGAACAAACTCATTGAGTTTTCCACAGCACGAGTGTTGACAAAGGAAGAGCAAGAGAACAACCATACCTCAGCAGCCTTCATGGGGTGGAGTTCATCCCCATGGAAGTTAATCTGTAACCCTATATCTTTCCCACTTTGAAGAATTCTTCTGGTGGAATCAAGGTCAAAGACACCCTTTTCACAGAACACATCTATATTGTCAACGTGTATTTCCCCATTTCTGCCAAGTTCCTTCAGCCTTGGGAGGTGGTTTTTGATGATGTCATCAGCGGCCTCAGAAGCAGTTTTTCctctgagagaagaaaaggagatcACCACaggcaagtttaaaaaaaaaaaaaaaatgttggagaaAGTGGTCTTTGGTACTTGGAGAACTTAAGAAACTATAGATATGTGACCCTGAGCCTcaaaaaggtaaagaaagaatCAAAGCTATATATAACTCAGGACTCTTAACAATTGGGACAAGCCTGCCTAACAGAGGTATTGACAAGACTTCTGTATACACTGGCCCTAGAGCCAGAGAGACAGATGGCTTACCCATTCTGGGATACTGGGGCTGCCTTTGGGAAAGTCAGCAAGGCCACCTGGCTGAAAACCTGAATCTTCTTGCCAAGGACACTTAGAGGACATGCTGGATGCTTCCCTGACACCCAACTGTGGGCCCCATACCTGGGTCCAGCTATCATCCTGACTTTTTCTTCCCCCACAGTTTCTAGAGGCTTCTGCCTAAGGAGTTCTGTCTCATCAGACGTAGGGGAAGAAGGAGACCCTGAAATTCTAAGATTCCTGGGTAGTTATATCTGAGAATGGGCTGGGCTTTTGGGTCAGAGAACCCCAGAGCTCCACCACTTGCAGGCTGTAtaactttggacacctgatgcagaCGTCACGGGGCATCCTCTGGGCCTTTAACTGTGGGGATGAAGAGGAGAGCTCACAGGCTTACTGGCAGATGGAGAATTTTTCTGTAAAACATCAGCTGTGTGTCTGGCACACAGAAAACTCTCAGCAAAAACCGCCTGGGTGGGTAGACAGATGCGGACTATGAGGAGACAGGTACTTAtatatgtgtttctgtttttgagaCAACCATATAGGAAAGGTGTTATTTTGCTGATTTACAGATGAACAATTCATGTTCAGAAAAATTAATGATCAAAACTTAAAATCAACCAGTTGGATGGAGCTTAGctagattcaaacccaggtctgagGTCTCTCCAAAGTTTGAGACTTTTCTACCATGTCACATTGTCTTTCCAactgaaaaaaatgatgaaaaacagACTATCATAGATAGGATATCCCAGCAGTCTGAGTGCAGTTTCAAGTCTTAATAATTTCAGAAGTATAAATGGTAAATACATACAACAAACATCACTGTAAATATTCAGTGTTTATGTTTCTTCCTACTTAattcattttgtaaatttttcACAATAATTTTCAATGTTAATTTTTTTGGTTCCTCTGATTGAGGATGGTaaacaaatattaacattaaaatgtctatttttcaaAGTTCACAAAACTAAATAAGTGTGAAAAATTGAATTAAACCTGAAatgatttaattattaattttaaatattatttaattaaatgggCTATTTAAATAATCAAACCATTTTTGTAAGCCTGTGGCATTTATTCTCTAAGTTACTACAACTTAAAACTTCTTAGGCAACACCCTATGAACTTTGTAGTCTGGATCTCTTTTGGATCTTTTGGTTCTGGAACTGTGGGCCTTCTGATGTAGTGATTCCAGGACAGACAAGATGCAGGGACAGAAGGGTAGAGAATTCTCTATGGCAAATCCACAGGGGAGAAGCTTTTTAGATCAAGAGAAAAGCTGAAAAACACATttacaataaaacaaaagtgtTTGCTGCTAAACAAGCAAACAgatgaacagaaacaaaaaccaGCTGAGTCATCTTGATGTCAAGACTTGCTCCACCTCTACAGGGTGTTATATAAAAGGTGCCTCTGTGATCACTGTCATGGGAAACTACTTAAATGAGcatctgtcattttaaaaatgctgcgattcatggggtcgcaaagagttggacatgactgagcgactgaactgaactgaactgatcagggCAATTTCTTTttgctgaccaaaaaaaaaaagttgtgaacATCTCTTTTTCCTTCACCATGAAGAGACTTGCAAATGGGTGGGCCTGATGGAGACCACCTGTCTAAAATCATGCGTGTGAGATGACTGACCTTTAGAATCAGAACACCTTTCCAAAGGTTCTACTGGTTCCTCTGCAAGAGCCCAAGTGCTGGTGCCCCTTAGGCCCCTGGAGAACACAGCCCCCACTCAGAAGCCCCCACTCAGAAGCCCCCACATGACCCCTTCTGGTTTTTAACTGCCCGAGTTAAACCCCGGTCCCTTCTGTTGAGGTTACTTTGGCACAGAGTGGGCTCCGCAGTAAGTGACCGAGATGCCGATGTCCAAGTCCCGCCGGGCACGCTCAATCACCCGCAGCATCTTGAGCTCCGTCTCCAGGCTGAGGCCGTATCCACTCTTGCACTCCACCAGCGTGGTCCCTGCCCGCATCATGCACCCAAGCCGCTGCTGGAAGGAGCTATACAGCTCCTCCTCAGAGGCCTGGCGGGTGCGCTCCACCGTGAAGTTGATCCCTCCTCCAGCCCGATGGATGTCCATGTATGTGGCTCCTGCCAACTGAACACACGGGGTCACCCTTAGGTCTGGAAAATGAAGGGAGGCTGCAGGCAGGTCTGCAGAACCTATGTCCAGGGATGATATTCAACATGATTGACAACTGGTATGACGTAGGCACCATAGCCAATCAGAAAGGATGCTGGGACACACAATTCTAGAACTCCCTACTCTGCCAGGGTGGTGGGGAGTTGTGGGAGTCAGAGGTATGCCAGGAAGGGACCAGGGTGGCAGAGATGGGAGACGTGGTAGGGACCTGGGGTCTCAGGGTAGCGACAATTTACCAACAGGTACAAAAGTATTTTAACAATCCAGTTAGTCCCAGTGTATACCAGCTGATCTCAGCACCTATGAGAAAGTGAAGCTTAGGCGATTAGGGGATCCCGCTGTCGTTACCTGCCTGAGTCTCCACCAAGAGACCCAGAGCATTTGCACCCCTCGGTATTTGGCCACCTAGAGTTTCAGGCCTGACCTCTGtcactcaagaaaataaaaaggctcTTCTGAGATCCTGCTGTTACTCTGAGCTGCAAGGAAGGTGGTGTAAAATGTGCCATCCTGGGGCCCCCATTGCCAAACCCTTTCCTTTGATCTTAATTCTGTCCCATTCAAGGTATTGCAAACTAGAGCTTTTAAGGAAAGTTTCAATGGTTTGATAAAAATGATCTTCAAGGATTTCATGTTCACAAAAAGCTGGTGGGCTCAGTCCTTTCTGCATCAGATAATTAGAGAACTGGGCTGCAAACCTCTACATTTTTGGCTCTGAAATTCAGTGGTttaataaagtcttaaaaaaacaaCTCTAGCTTGTTGAGAAAGGTAGACAATacttgaataaatttttttttctttttcttaaatcatCCAATTTGGCTGTTAGGATACACAGTTTTTGAAAACACAGtgtgaagaaaaaatatgaaggaaactcaatctgaaaaggctacatactgtaggattccaaccatatgacattctggaaaaagcaaaactatggcAACAGTAGAAAGGTCAGCAGTTACTAGTTTTTAGGAGGAgagaataggcagagcacagaggatttggcgggggggggggggggggggggcagtaaaATTACCCTGTATGATATTACAGTAGTGGAGGCAGTCAGCAGACATTTCCTCAAACCCAGAGAATGCACAACAGCAAGGGTCAACAGTAACAAGAACTGTGGACTATCGGTGATAATAATGTGTCActgtaggttcatccatgctgaCAAATGTACATCTCGGGTCAGGGATGTTGAAAATGGAAAAGGCTATGCTTTGGACAGAAGTTGGGGGCCAGCGGTATATGGGAAATCTTGGAACCTTTCACACAATTGTGCTGTGAAcctaaactgctctaaaaaggtctactaaaaacaagcaaataaacagTGTGAAAGTGGCTCAAACCAGGGATGTGAGGGTTGACTGTGGCTAATTAATGCCTGATAAAAGACTATAATTTATGTTTCTTAATGTCTCATTTTTCTGTAGGAACAATataaagcttattttattttgtgattaataatatatttttccaaCTTTGACCCCAGTGAGTGGTGATTTTCAAACTGCTTCCTGGAGTCCCTTTAAAGGCTACCAGGGAATGGAATGGGGGAAAAGAGGGGAAATTAGTGAGCAAACCAGGTAAAACTCTATTTTAACAGGAGCATTTGGCAGCTAAAATATCTTGAAAACTATTATACTTCAAACTATTGACAGCCCTGTGCATAAAGATTTGGCACCAAGTCATAAATTAGTTAACTTTGTAGTAACTTAGCTCCATAGTCAAAGCTAGTAAAAAATATCCATTAAATAGACACATAGACATTTGTTGTAAAGTCTAACAGCCTACAAACTCTAGAAGAAGTTTTGTGTATATTTGTGCTTTATTTTGATTTGCCATTGTCTACTGCAATTACCTTCATTGCAAACTCGTGAACTCTTTCTCCAGCCCACactggatgtgtgtgtgcatccaCTAAACCTGTAATCAATAAATCACATCATGTTTACAGTTATGAAATCAAAAGCACTTGGACAGTAGACAGACTCTAATATGGTTCTCGGGAAAGCATGACGGTGATACCCATCTTGGAGGACGGTGGAGGGGGAAGAAGGCGTCTGCGTGGTTCCAAGAAGACTCTCCATGGTTGGTCTAGAAGGCTCTAATGGAAGACTGAATCAACATGATGAAAACATCCTCCAAAGAAACACAGCTCCTTTTGCCCAATAAATCCATGCTCTCCAAACAAGAATTTAGAACAGAATGTCAAACCTACTAGTTGAGCAAACCCAAGGACTCTATCACCAAAGAATAATCTAGGTGTGAAAAAGAACAATACAATCCCTACCCTCCACTTTGAGAAGtcaaaatatgaaattataaagataagtctttcttcaagaaagaaatatgttttaattaAAGAGAAACCTTAAAGCAACCACTTGGAACTTTTGTTTATGCAGGTACAATTTGGTAAACTGTGTCTTTCCAGAGCATTTAAAGTAACTATGGTTAAAGtaacatttaaagtaaaaatggtTCATTAGTGGCTTTGATTAGAGTAAAACCAAAAGTCCCTATTTGGATTGCTTTCTCTACCACATTCTGCTCTTTCTCCTCAGATTTCACCCTGACTTTCTCTCCTGACCCCCAAGAGCCAGACAGTAGAAGTTCTCTCATGTATACAGagtacacatttttaaagtataaacccTAGCCTCAATGTCTGCACAAAACTCAAAATTGGTGTGAACTTTGTTTCAGATGATTACATAATAGCCATGTTGGAGAAAAGTgttagtgctcagtcgtgtctgactctttgtgaccccatggactgtagcccaccaggctcctctgtccatgggattttctaggcaagaatactggagtggtttgccatctccttttccaggggatcttcccaacccagggatccaactgggtttcctgtattgcaggcagattctttaccacctgagccaccagggaaactgtaAAACATGGATAATTTAGGATATGGTGGCTAATAAACTGATTCTGTTGTCAATcactaaagataaaaatgaactttgGTGAAATCTCTAGGGTTCTTTGGCTTATGCTTTTTCTGCCTGGAGATGGGCCCTTTGTCTCATACTCTATACAAATTTAGAGTCTATTCTAGAATTAGAGAGAGCAGCTTGCCCTATTTGCCTCCCCTGTGCAATGGATTAATAAAATTCTTTGGACAGTTTTTGAACCCCAAACCCAAACCCAACACAGCTGGTTTCTTTTCAGCATGTGAGTGGAAAGAAGTGGAGTGAATGAGTGCATTTGATTCCAGCTGGTCCTTTACCTGTTTAGAGATCTTGGGTAAGATATTTCACACATAAACGTCAGTGTTCTAATCTATGATGTGTAGACAATGATACTTACAAGGCAGTTCAGTGTCATTCAACAAGAAAATGTGTCTGTAAAGCAGTTAGACATTTACTAGTAGGAATTCAATAAATGGCAgatattatattttcatatattgtgAGACCTTATTTAAAACAAGCTACTACTATTCCTCTTTATTAAAACTGCTTTCAGGCCTTTATTGCAAAAGAGGTTAATACCTGGCAAGATGCATTTCCCAGAACAGTCAATTCTTTCTTCAAATGTTTCTTCTGAAAACTGTTTTTGGATAGCATCAGCAGGACCAATGGCTTTTATGAACCCATCTctgaagaaaaatcaagaaattatcACTAAATTTGGAGgaaatattgtgaaaaatttGACCAATGATTTTAACTATAAAATGATTACCAGTAAGTATAATGAACTTACTTTCAGTCAGTCAATATTTATTGTATTTCCTTCTTAAGCTTTTGTCTTTGGAAACTGACTCTAGCCACACGCAAGGCAAAAAGTCATGTGTGGCAGAGATTGCTAGTTGTTCCCCAAGATCAATGTTTCCTTTTCCCACAGTGCTAGATTCCTAAATTTTAGCTGAAGTCTTGACCACCCAGAGTAAAGACTTCATTTCCAAGTCTCCCATCAGCCAGGTGAGGCCACGTGACTAAGTTCTAGCC
This genomic stretch from Cervus elaphus chromosome 22, mCerEla1.1, whole genome shotgun sequence harbors:
- the AMDHD1 gene encoding probable imidazolonepropionase, whose translation is MAGGHRLLLENARQVVLVCARGERFLAGDALRSLEVLEGASLVVGTDGFIKAIGPADAIQKQFSEETFEERIDCSGKCILPGLVDAHTHPVWAGERVHEFAMKLAGATYMDIHRAGGGINFTVERTRQASEEELYSSFQQRLGCMMRAGTTLVECKSGYGLSLETELKMLRVIERARRDLDIGISVTYCGAHSVPKGKTASEAADDIIKNHLPRLKELGRNGEIHVDNIDVFCEKGVFDLDSTRRILQSGKDIGLQINFHGDELHPMKAAELGAELGAQAVSHLEEVSDEGIAAMATARCSAVLLPTTAYMLRLKQPRARKMLDEGVIVALGSDFNPNAYCFSMPVVMHLACVNMRMSMPEALAAATINAAYALGKSHTQGSLEVGKQGDLIIINSPRWEHLIYQFGGHHELIDYVIAKGKVIYKK